CGGCGTGCATCCGGGCAGCAGAGCGCTCAATCGCGGTCGCGATGCTCGAACTCCCCTTCGATGATCCGACCGCCGCGATCACCCCGCGGCGGTTGTCGGCCCCTGGGGCCGGTTCCGGTAGCAGCGCGCATATGGGCGTCGAGCCGATGCAGATAGCGCCGGATCAAGCGCCGCCGGAGTTCCGGGACCAGTAACAGGAAACCTAGCGTGTCGGTGAAAAAGCCCGGAGTCAGCAATAAGGCGCCGGCGACGAGCAGGCACAGGCCTTCCAGCAGCGGCACCGCAGGTAATTCGCCGCGGGCCGTCGCCGTTTGAACTTGGGCCCAGGTCTGCAGCCCTTGGTGCCGCATCATGGCCGCACCCACCGAGGCGGTGATCAACACCAACAAGATGGTGGGCACGGCACCGATTCTCAGCCCCACCTGGATGAGCAGGTAGAGTTCGACCAACGGCACCAGCGCGAACAGCAGAAACAAACGGGCGAAGGGGCTCATGGATTCACCCTAGCGTGCCTGAGCTGATGTTGGCAACGATGAGTTCGTTGCGCGACGGACCGTCTAGATTCCCCAGACGATGGCCTCATCGAGCTGATGACCGATGGCATCGAGGGGTTCATTCGGCTCGCCCACAACCACGATCACGCCGCGCTGCGCGGGCAATACAGTGCCTTCCTGCTGCCCGAGGTGAAGCGTGGCGGGAGCCTCTCGGCTCGGGTGCGCCGGCAACAAGAAGGCGGTGACCAAACCGTGTCGACCTTGGAGCACCAGGTGCAGGCCTTTTTTCCCCGTGATCACGCAACCGGTCGCATGGATGGGCGCCGGCATACGGTCGGGTTGGAGTTGGCCGCCCATGTCCGCGACCATCTGCGCGACGGCCGCCCGGTCGGTGGTGGATTGGGCCACCAGATGCAGCGGATCGGCTGAGAGATGTTCGGCGATCTGTTGGCTGAAGGCGTCTGTTTGGGGCCATTGTGTGAACAGTAGGGTGGCTGCCAGCAACACCGAGGCTGCAAGGGCAAACCAGCGGATATCCCAACGCGAACGGCGCTCGCCGAGATGCTGGGCTACCAGGATATCGGCCACCAGCTCTTTCGGTGCGTTGACGGCGAAGGCGTCATGGAGCTGTCGGTCCATGTGTATGACCCGTTCCGCGTAAGCCGCGCAGGGCGGGCACGTATCGCGGTGCGTTCTGCACTCGGCGTTCAGCTCGGCAGGATGGGTTAATACATTTCGGCGGAATTCTATGCAGTTCATGGCGAAACCTCCCGGGCAGTACGGGAATTTTGATCTTCGAGGCGGGCCATGAGTTTTTGTCGCGCGCGAAAAAGCCGGGTCATGACGGCACTGTCACTCAATTCCAGTAGCTCGGCGATTTCCGCCACCGAGTGCCCAAACAAGACCTGTAGCACCAAGGGTTCACGATAGTCAGGGGGCAGATCGAGGAGGTGGCCGCGAATCTGTGCCAGATTCGCCGCTTCCATCGGCTCCGGGGTGAAACCGTCGGCCAGTTCCATTTCGTCGATGTCGGTGGTGTCGAACCGCTTGCGTTCGTACAAGCGGGCGTTCTCCCGCCGCAAGGTGGTGAATAACCAAGCCTTGACTGCTTTGGCGTCGCGAAGCTTATCAATGGACCGCCACGCCCGCAGGAACGTTTCCTGCACCAAGTCGTGCGCCTGATGCTGATCCCCGCAGAGCCAATACGCGAATCGATACATATCGTCGCTGTACGCTTTAACGATCAGTTCAAAGCCGCGTTGTTTGTCGTTCATATCCTTGCCAGACCGTTCGACCGTCGATTTGCTTTCACGTCGTGGCTGTAAGGATTTCATGACGACCTCGGTCTATTGCCAGGCATACGGGTGTCGTTGTCGGCATACGGGTGCGGGCAGAACACAATCGATCCGCAAGCAGTTCGGCATCGTCCCGGTCCAATGTCCCGAAGGCTATACTCGACGAGGGTTGGGTCCGAATGCCCGGCTCGCGGGTGGAGTATAACCCAACATCCGAAATTGAAACTTATCAGGAGATTTCCGTCATGTCGGACAAAAAGTACGTCAAACCTGCTGCTCTCGCCCTCGGCGCCTTGTTCGTCGGCACGCTGTCAACACAGGTTGTGGCCACGGCCAGTGACAATCCCTTTTCGGTTAACGAGCTGAGCAAGGGGTATCAGGTCGCCGGTACCGAGGGGAGCTGCGGTGAAGGCAGTTGCGGCGAAGGCAGCTGCGGTGAGGACGACAAAAAGCCGGAAGGCAGTTGTGGTGAGGGCAGCTGCGGCGAAGGCAGCTGTGGTGGCAACATCGTCGGTTAAGACGGTCAGGACAGCTGTCCTGTTAGCGATGGTTTGACGTGATGGCAAATCAAGTAAATCCACTGAGCCAATCGTTACACGGCGCAGGCCTTGGCCTGCGCCGGGCCATCCTGGCCGACCTTGCCGAAACCGAGCCTGGGGAAATCAGTTTCCTGGAAGCGGTGCCGGAGAACTGGATCGGCCTGGGTGGGCGTTTGGCCAAACGTTTTCGGGCTATTACCGAGCGCTGGCCCTTTGTGTGTCATGGGCTGTCGTTGTCTCTGGGAGGACCCGATCCGCTCAATGAGGATCTGGTGCGGCAGGTCGGCGCGTTCATGCGTGAGCACCGGATCCGTTGCTACAGCGAACACCTGAGCTACTGCACCGATGGTGGCCAGCTCTACGATCTGATGCCGATTCCGTTCACCGATGCGGCCGTGGACTACGTCGCGGGGCGAATCGGCCGCGTCCAGGATATTCTGGGCGAGCGGATCGCGATCGAGAATGTCTCGTACTACGCCGCGCCCGGCCAGGAGATGGCCGAGATCGAGTTTCTCAACGCCGTTTTGGCACAGGCCGATTGTGACCTGCTGCTCGATGTGAACAACGTCTATGTCAATTCCGTGAACCACGGTTACGATCCGGTCGGATTCATCGATGCCTTACCCGGGCATCGGATTGCCTACGGGCATATCGCCGGGCACCACGAAGAAGCGCCGGATCTTCGCATCGATACCCATGGCAACGACGTGTGCGATCCGGTGTGGGATCTGTTGGCCCATGCCTATGATCGCTTCGGGGTGTTCCCTACCTTGTTGGAGCGGGATTTCAACATTCCGCCGTTCAATGAACTGGTGAACGAAGTGCGCATGATTCGGCGCGTTCAGGATCGTATGGGGCAGGTGGTCAATGGCTGATTTGCACGACCTGCACCGCAGCCAACGGGATTTCGCGGCCCATATTCGGGATCCCGAAAACGCCGCCGCGCCGACGGATGTCGAAGCGCGCCGAATGGCGGTTTATCGTGAGCTTTTCTACCGTAACTTCGAGCGGTTCGTGGCCAACGCCTTTCCGGTGATCCGGCAACTGACCGACGATGCTCGCTGGCACGGCATCGTGCGGGATTTCTTCGCTAACTATCGGCCGGCCACGCCGCTGTTTCGGGAGATTCCCAAAGAATTTCTGGATTACCTCATGGCGGGTCGGGAACCCGACCCGGCCGACCCCCCTTTCCTGCTTGAGTTGGCGCACTACGAGTGGTCCGAGTTGGCCTTGTCCACCTCCGATGCGGAACCGGATTGGGCGTCTATCGACGCTGATGGCGATCTGATAGCAGCCGTTCCCATCGTCTCGCCCCTCAGCTGGACCTTGCAATACACCTGGCCGGTGCACCGGATTGGTAAAGACTATCAGCCCGCTGATCCACCGGAGGCGCCGACATTTCTCGTGGTCTGGCGCGATCTTGACGACACGGTTCGTTTTTTGGAGATCAATGCCGTGACGGCCCGCCTGCTGGAACTCATGAACGAGGCGGCGCTCACCGGCGAACAAT
The Pseudomonadota bacterium genome window above contains:
- a CDS encoding sigma-70 family RNA polymerase sigma factor: MKSLQPRRESKSTVERSGKDMNDKQRGFELIVKAYSDDMYRFAYWLCGDQHQAHDLVQETFLRAWRSIDKLRDAKAVKAWLFTTLRRENARLYERKRFDTTDIDEMELADGFTPEPMEAANLAQIRGHLLDLPPDYREPLVLQVLFGHSVAEIAELLELSDSAVMTRLFRARQKLMARLEDQNSRTAREVSP
- a CDS encoding putative DNA-binding domain-containing protein; its protein translation is MADLHDLHRSQRDFAAHIRDPENAAAPTDVEARRMAVYRELFYRNFERFVANAFPVIRQLTDDARWHGIVRDFFANYRPATPLFREIPKEFLDYLMAGREPDPADPPFLLELAHYEWSELALSTSDAEPDWASIDADGDLIAAVPIVSPLSWTLQYTWPVHRIGKDYQPADPPEAPTFLVVWRDLDDTVRFLEINAVTARLLELMNEAALTGEQLLARLAQELGHADPSSVMQAGGDILADLRRRDVILGAKT
- a CDS encoding DUF3379 family protein, with product MNCIEFRRNVLTHPAELNAECRTHRDTCPPCAAYAERVIHMDRQLHDAFAVNAPKELVADILVAQHLGERRSRWDIRWFALAASVLLAATLLFTQWPQTDAFSQQIAEHLSADPLHLVAQSTTDRAAVAQMVADMGGQLQPDRMPAPIHATGCVITGKKGLHLVLQGRHGLVTAFLLPAHPSREAPATLHLGQQEGTVLPAQRGVIVVVGEPNEPLDAIGHQLDEAIVWGI
- a CDS encoding DUF692 domain-containing protein, giving the protein MANQVNPLSQSLHGAGLGLRRAILADLAETEPGEISFLEAVPENWIGLGGRLAKRFRAITERWPFVCHGLSLSLGGPDPLNEDLVRQVGAFMREHRIRCYSEHLSYCTDGGQLYDLMPIPFTDAAVDYVAGRIGRVQDILGERIAIENVSYYAAPGQEMAEIEFLNAVLAQADCDLLLDVNNVYVNSVNHGYDPVGFIDALPGHRIAYGHIAGHHEEAPDLRIDTHGNDVCDPVWDLLAHAYDRFGVFPTLLERDFNIPPFNELVNEVRMIRRVQDRMGQVVNG
- a CDS encoding FxsA family protein encodes the protein MSPFARLFLLFALVPLVELYLLIQVGLRIGAVPTILLVLITASVGAAMMRHQGLQTWAQVQTATARGELPAVPLLEGLCLLVAGALLLTPGFFTDTLGFLLLVPELRRRLIRRYLHRLDAHMRAATGTGPRGRQPPRGDRGGRIIEGEFEHRDRD